The following nucleotide sequence is from Hevea brasiliensis isolate MT/VB/25A 57/8 chromosome 7, ASM3005281v1, whole genome shotgun sequence.
ACATCACTGCTATACATTGTAGCCTCATCAAGCACATGGTAACCCCCATCAAGAGACACCCTGAGGTGAATTTTAGACCCAAATCTTGTCATAATTTTTGAATCAACCGCACTACCAAGATGATTATCAAGATTGAACCACCTAGAATCGACTTGTTTGTCGTCGTTACGCTTCTCAACTGCGGTTATTGGAAGCAAAACTCTGCCCACTGTTTCCTCTCTTCCTGCTCCAACACGGTCCTCAACAGAAATCACCAAGTATTCCTCAAATGGGTCTGCAACTACAAACAACAAATCTTCATTCCAATAAGGATTGGACATGCTCCTGTTGGGGTTGGGCCCCGCAATTTTAGTCCTCAAAATCTGGTTTCCCACCAGGACTTTGATGAAAAGCTCCGGGAACCTCATCATTGGAGACCCATTGTCCCAAGGAACAATATCTTGTGCTTCAATAACAGATATCCTTAAATACCACAGCTTTGGTGATAGATAAACCTTGGATTTGATAGAGCAAAGCCCATCAAAATGCACATTTGCTGCCTTCGAATGCCAAGCCTCAGCAAAAGCCTCGTCAACTTGAGTCCCAAACCATATTGAAACCATCACTTCACCACATTTAGCTTTATTCCCTTTCTTGTCCTCCATTCTATACCATTGTGGGGCTAATTGGCTATCCGGTGGTACTCTTCTTGgaatctcattcaaatcaaaCGAAACACGGCCCAAGTAATCATCTTTGTTACCTTCTTTGACAAAAATCTCCACCATTGACGACTGCATGCAATCTTTAGAAAATGCAAAAACTTGGTCCCATTCCATATTGCTTGAACCCACCCTTTTTGTGATCCCTCTGTAGTTCCCTATCTTCACCTCACCCACAATTTCACCGCCACCAAACAATGTAATATCTTTAGCCTTTACAACTTTAACATAAAGATACTGCATTTGCTCTACAAGATCATAAGTTGCACTAGACTTGTCTTTGTTTAAAAGACCACCACCAAGGTGCGGACTTGTCTCTTTAAGAGAGAACTCGCTAGACATATTTGTATACAGACTGAACCCATCGCCGCCGCCGCCAACAACGCCACCCGGTGTAGTGATAACCCGGCCGCCACCAGACCCAGGAGCAACAGGAGTAGGACCAGTTGTGATAACAATATGTTTGATCTCACCTGAGTTTGGCTCCACAGGCTTTGCATTGTTTTGGCCTTGCTGTTGCGTTTGCTTGTTAGTTTCTTGTGTCAACTGCTGCTGTTGCTGCACTATAGCCGGACTCTGCTGCTGCAGCTTCTTGCTCTTCTTTGAAGAAGCAGACCGGGGACCAGAAGAGCCAGAGACTACAGCTCCATTACCCAAGTCCACAACTTCTTTAACCTCTTCTCTTACAGATACATAAAGCTTCAAACTTATCTCCCCCCTCACATGAGAAAACAAACTTCTTTTCTCCAGAGTATGCAACTGCACCATTTTTTCGCCTTCTTTAGCAATGCTTGAACCAGAAATTCGAACTTTACCTAGAAAGTTTCTACTATTGCTGGATCTTTTTTCATTAAAGACATTGACCTCTATGGTTCTGTAAGGAAGATCTGCAACGTCCTTCACATTAAAGACGAGCTTTTCATTCCAAATGGGGTTCAAGTCTTTGTACTTAACTTGGGTTCTGAGTCTTTGGTTCTCAAACTCTATCTCTACAAATGGGGAAGACGAACCTTCTCCATCTTTGGGTATTAAGTTGTGGGCTGCCACCACCTCCACTACCAGCTTCTCTTTGCCTGCTGTCGCGTCCATGGCTGAAGCTGTTTCCTTGAACAGGGAGACAAAAGAAGATGATGAAGTGACcagataaaggaaaaataaagaagaagagaagcGCAAAGGAGACAAATTGGGAGGCTCAAGAGAAgctgaaaaaaaaaagttgagcAGTGAATCAGAAGAGAGTGCAGAAGTGTAGCAGAGAACAAGTTGATCCGTGCAAGACAGTTTACGAGAAGGAAGATATGAGTTGGTGATAGGAGAAACCTTGTAACTATACTGTTACATAGAGAATGTGTTATATACGCACCAATGGTTCGTCCTTCAACCAGAGCGGATATAGTGGGACCCATAACATTCTTAACGTTAACCTGCCTTGTAATAAAGCCCATGGATTCTTACTTCTTTAATCGAGGGGTCAACCGGAAAGAGGCGAAGAGGACCATAGCGCGTGGTACACACAAATTAAATTTTCAAGCTTTTCGAGGAAATTCAGCCTGGAAAGGTTAGTTTTAGAGAGCATGAAAGAAGAATCCTTACAGATTTTTTCCAGTGAAACGGAAGAACCTCAAGAACTAAAGCACTGTTCATTTGTCTCGAActccaatttttcttttcttaacttaaattttcctctcttttcttaAGAAAAACAATACATTTTTGGGTTTTGAGTTCTCACTTTGTTTTTTTCTCGAGAATGTTTTCTTTTGTCTCTTCGCAGCTTCTTAGGCGCGTGTAACACGGATGCAGGTAATACTGCACCTTGTTATCACCTATCCCTGCCATCTGGGTCCCACCTCCTTCCCctcctaaattttattttttaaaaatacaagctgaaatttatatatttaatttattttataattattaatattcaAGCTTTGTTTCATGaaattccttaattttttttttaatttttaatttatgaataATTGAATCTAAAATTATTCAATTACTAATAAATTATAGTATTGTTTTCTTAAAATGGATAAAGCAATGAATAATTCACAGCGTGTCATTGTTGTGGTCCCACAAACCCTTTTAAGGCATAAATATTTTACATTATTTCACACGCGTGGTTGATTGTACGGCCGATGAGCCAACACTCCACGCTTTGCTGGTTTGTTTTTTCCAATAggggatttttattttttccCCTTCTCAAATTTGATTAACCAAAGCATGCAAAACTGGGGCCTAAGATTGAAATTATTAACCTCATTTTATAAtaaaatcaatttgatttaattcaaaatgattttaattaaatctaaatttagacatttaaatataaaaatttattaaaatttatatttttataaatatttaatttaataaatttatataatttcatttgttttatatgataaaattcataaaattgtaTGATATTttttacataagaaaaatatttatagaatcactcatttattaaaattaaaaattttacaaaattctaCATATTCtatataagaaattttaaaaatatcttaTATTAGATTATAAAAATCTCTTACATATTATAGTATATAAATTTACTTATCATAAGTTATATATATGTACCCATTTCTCTCTTTTTGTCAATAAATAAAATGCGTGCAAATATAAgttagtaataaaaattaattattatttaaattataataattttaatcaaattttaatttttatataattaacacATACATACTCTATATCCTCTCACAATTTGAAGAGACCTAAAAGCAacacaattacccatatcaaaAGCCTTTTCAATTGTTGGAGTTGATGAACTATGGGAGGGTCAAAACCAAGGCTTTCAAATTGAATCGATGAaggtaaataatttaaaatataaaatttaattgaaatttaattaatatattattacaagaaaattaattatatattactaaattaattattttaaaaaataatagtatTATAACTAgtagtttgatgtattttataaatagttattaaaataaagctagttaaattttaatatgcatgtaatttaaaaaaaattcaagatctttaattgaaattttagatTTTTCTAAATTGAGTGGATAAATTTTTAATGGGTATAtgctaattttttttatgtaGTCATGTTctttattttaatgttatttctatttaaatatgattattGTTGATATCAAAATTGAAtagattaacactataaataaaagCATTATAAGAGATATTACTCGACTTTAACCCATAGATGAagaattgatataaaatttaaaatgaaagaatTGTTGAGGGCTTATTGAGCATATAGTGAGGAAACCTTTATGGTATATtgtaaaattaaggaaatttacaATTTGATTAATGGTTTTTGCTTATATTATACTTTAGTTCTTGAATTtagagaaattaattatttacccTCTGAATTTTATACTATACTATACTTTAGtctttgaatttaaaaaaaaaatatttaatttttttaatttaattatataaaataatttaatctcgtaattttaatttttataacaaaATTACCTGTTAATAGACAGGTACTAAAATATGATATAGTATAAAATTTAGGagctaaataatttaatttttaaaaataatgaattaaagtgtaatataatgtaaaatctatggactaaataattaaattctcAAAATTTAGTGACTAACATATAATATAAGGCACAATTAAGGATCAAATtgtaaatttttctaaaattaaagTAGTAAATACACCCTTTGTGTTTGGCCGCAGGCTGCTAGGTATCCacccactctttttttttttttttttgaactgcaaATATTGACTATTGCATTTCAAGGCCAATAAGGCAAACTTACAAATTGAGTCCAATTACAACATAGTAGAAGAGAAATTAGAGACCCACAAATCAAGCCCTGCAATCAAACAAGTCCAAATCATGGTGGCCCACCCCCAATATAAGAACCCTAAACAGACAGAAAGGGCACAGAACCAAGAAAGCCATCCATCTACCACGACAAACTTGATTGCCGATTTGGAAAATGGGAAGAGAAACATTTCTTCATCCTCAACCAAAGCTCCAGTGAAACATCTGAACAGCCAAAGCCCTCCCAGAAAAACACAGAAGCTTAGACAGCGTCAGATCTCCAAGGCTCCACCACCCAACATTGAAAGCATAGCTCAACCTCTCCAGGAAAGTGACGCAGCAGAGCTCACTGGCCTCTCAATCTCATATAGCCTTAAGGATGAGCTTCCATAAGAGAAGAAGAAGCATAAATCCCCGGAGTTGCAAACGTCCCCTTATGATCATCCCTCCCTTCAAGCAGAGCACAATAATTGGACCCAAGATAAAACCAACATATGCTGCAAATTCATCTTCTTACTTGCAGAACATCAACACATCACCCTCTCCATGAAGATCCAAATTCTGCTATCAACAAAACAAAACCAAATCTATCCACCCACTAACTATGCTCTGTTTTTGTGCAACATGCATGGCTTCAAGTAATCTTAGAAACTATAGTATCTGTTAATTAATCTGTCaaactttttattaattaattaattttatcactAGGCCAAAGTTTCAATGGgtgtaatatttttttattgtttaaatCAAAAAgtttctcttttaagtatttttttaaaaatacattttttttaattgaaaaaaactgcatgaatattataaataaaacaaaGTTTTTATTGTAGAATCAATGGCTATCCCATTATTCAAAGATGCAAGGCAGGCCTATCTAAAACTTGGCTAGTGAATTTGATTAGTGGGCCATGAAATATTTGGTATTGGGCTTTGTGAACTGAGCATGTCTCATTAAAAGGTGATTGAGACCATCCAATCCAATCCATCACCTAAGTCTCCGTTCCCTTTTCTTTTCACAATTCTTCTGTTTTTAAGAATATTTAGTTGGGTAAATTTTTTGTCTAAATTTAATCTatgaattcaaaatataaatatataaaaattatatatttaattgataGGCTTTATTATATATCTTGTAAAATCCATTTAGTTGGTACTTAATTACAGTTTAGCTTTAGCTCCATAACTTCATAATTTTTTggaaagtttttttttaaaaaatgaaaaaatagtaataatttcaaaatatataataataatttattttcctTTCCCACCTTTCTCCTCTCCATTATCTCTCTTCACCAACCCATTGATTTTGtcaacaaattatatatatatatatatatatatatatatatatatatatataattagattCTTTAACACAtactatttaaaatatatttttatcacAATGGGAATGGACTTATTCTAGGAAAT
It contains:
- the LOC110647044 gene encoding multiple C2 domain and transmembrane region protein 10, with the translated sequence MDATAGKEKLVVEVVAAHNLIPKDGEGSSSPFVEIEFENQRLRTQVKYKDLNPIWNEKLVFNVKDVADLPYRTIEVNVFNEKRSSNSRNFLGKVRISGSSIAKEGEKMVQLHTLEKRSLFSHVRGEISLKLYVSVREEVKEVVDLGNGAVVSGSSGPRSASSKKSKKLQQQSPAIVQQQQQLTQETNKQTQQQGQNNAKPVEPNSGEIKHIVITTGPTPVAPGSGGGRVITTPGGVVGGGGDGFSLYTNMSSEFSLKETSPHLGGGLLNKDKSSATYDLVEQMQYLYVKVVKAKDITLFGGGEIVGEVKIGNYRGITKRVGSSNMEWDQVFAFSKDCMQSSMVEIFVKEGNKDDYLGRVSFDLNEIPRRVPPDSQLAPQWYRMEDKKGNKAKCGEVMVSIWFGTQVDEAFAEAWHSKAANVHFDGLCSIKSKVYLSPKLWYLRISVIEAQDIVPWDNGSPMMRFPELFIKVLVGNQILRTKIAGPNPNRSMSNPYWNEDLLFVVADPFEEYLVISVEDRVGAGREETVGRVLLPITAVEKRNDDKQVDSRWFNLDNHLGSAVDSKIMTRFGSKIHLRVSLDGGYHVLDEATMYSSDVKATAKQLWKPHIGVLEMGILGASGLVPTKLKEGKGESANAYCVTKYGQKWVRTRTVVDSLSPKWNEQYTWEVFDPCTVITIGVFDNCHAEKNAVNNACDSRIGKVRIRLSTLESDRVYTHSYPLLMLHPTGVKKMGELHLAVRFSCVNMANMLHMYTLPLLPKMHYVQPLSVNQLEALRYQAMNVVASRLSRAEPPLGREVVEYMLDHDSHMWSMRRSKANFARLINVLSGVVDMGRWLESIRNWHKPVYSALFLLVFLLLIAMPELIIPTILLYMAFLGLWRYRSRPRHPPYMDTRLSYAENVYLDELNEEFDSFPTTRSAEIVRMRYDWLRSVAGRIQTVVGDMATQGERAQALLSWRDPRATFLFAVTCLFAAVGFYAVPIRVVVAFWGLYMLRPPRFRNRLPCRALNFFRRLPAKADSLL